In Oncorhynchus mykiss isolate Arlee chromosome 1, USDA_OmykA_1.1, whole genome shotgun sequence, the following proteins share a genomic window:
- the kitlg gene encoding kit ligand precursor encodes MKKSKIWIRICVHLLVCTTFGVHSSEFGDAVTDDITSISLLKQNIPKDYKIPVTYIPKEVGGMCWVTLNVFHLELSLRGLADKFGNISSNKYNISILIEMLKETRYHMKNLEVITSDFECHYRDEKWQTGHYFQFVEDFLNTARSNRDSPEECDPPPCPTTTKASATTITTQYPTSGKEPLRFLPEVVERSLLSLLVIPIAAIVFLFVWKVSCSLTLRTCNLKPDCWQLSISLIASTFFGL; translated from the exons ATTTGGATACGCATCTGTGTCCATTTATTGGTGTGCACCACATTTGGAGTTCACTCAAGTGAATTTGGAGATGCTGTAACAGATGAcatcacaagcatttcactattg AAACAAAATATACCTAAAGATTACAAGATTCCTGTGACATATATTCCAAAAGAAGTG GGTGGAATGTGTTGGGTCACACTAAATGTTTTCCACTTGGAACTCAGTTTACGAGGATTAGCAGACAAGTTTGGAAACATTTCATCCAACAAATATAATATCAGCATATTGATCGAAATGCTGAAAGAGACGCGATATCACATGAAGAACTTG GAGGTGATCACGTCTGATTTTGAGTGCCACTATAGAGACGAGAAATGGCAGACAGGACACTATTTTCAGTTTGTTGAAGATTTTCTAAACACGGCCCGTTCGAATAGAGATTCGCCAGAAGAATGCGATCCACCTCCCtgtccaacaacaacaaaggCATCAGCAACTACAAtaacaacacaataccccacatcAG GGAAAGAGCCTCTGAGGTTCCTGCCAGAAGTAGTGGAGAGAAGCCTCCTGTCACTACTTGTAATTCCTATTGCGGCCATCGTGTTTCTGTTTGTGTGGAAGGTGAGCTGTTCTTTGACACTAAGGACCTGCAACTTAAAACCTGACTGTTGGCAATTGTCAATCTCTTTGATTGCAAGTACATTTTTTGGTCTTTGA
- the kitlg gene encoding kit ligand isoform X1 — protein sequence MKKSKIWIRICVHLLVCTTFGVHSSEFGDAVTDDITSISLLKQNIPKDYKIPVTYIPKEVGGMCWVTLNVFHLELSLRGLADKFGNISSNKYNISILIEMLKETRYHMKNLEVITSDFECHYRDEKWQTGHYFQFVEDFLNTARSNRDSPEECDPPPCPTTTKASATTITTQYPTSGKEPLRFLPEVVERSLLSLLVIPIAAIVFLFVWKVKSRSNQHQSDELKSVEGGLFTGTEESLAPPLDDISEKNRLNIIEAV from the exons ATTTGGATACGCATCTGTGTCCATTTATTGGTGTGCACCACATTTGGAGTTCACTCAAGTGAATTTGGAGATGCTGTAACAGATGAcatcacaagcatttcactattg AAACAAAATATACCTAAAGATTACAAGATTCCTGTGACATATATTCCAAAAGAAGTG GGTGGAATGTGTTGGGTCACACTAAATGTTTTCCACTTGGAACTCAGTTTACGAGGATTAGCAGACAAGTTTGGAAACATTTCATCCAACAAATATAATATCAGCATATTGATCGAAATGCTGAAAGAGACGCGATATCACATGAAGAACTTG GAGGTGATCACGTCTGATTTTGAGTGCCACTATAGAGACGAGAAATGGCAGACAGGACACTATTTTCAGTTTGTTGAAGATTTTCTAAACACGGCCCGTTCGAATAGAGATTCGCCAGAAGAATGCGATCCACCTCCCtgtccaacaacaacaaaggCATCAGCAACTACAAtaacaacacaataccccacatcAG GGAAAGAGCCTCTGAGGTTCCTGCCAGAAGTAGTGGAGAGAAGCCTCCTGTCACTACTTGTAATTCCTATTGCGGCCATCGTGTTTCTGTTTGTGTGGAAG GTGAAATCCAGGAGCAACCAACATCAATCAGATGAACTGAAATCAGTGGAAGGAGGCCTCTTCACAGGAACAGAAGAGAGTTTGGCACCTCCACTAGATGACATTTCTGAAAA GAACCGATTGAACATCATTGAGGCAGTGTAA